Proteins from a genomic interval of Capsicum annuum cultivar UCD-10X-F1 chromosome 4, UCD10Xv1.1, whole genome shotgun sequence:
- the LOC107868846 gene encoding uncharacterized protein LOC107868846 gives MAAKTTAFKSLHMALEEIGEDRKWYRLAKARDRRACDLNQVKCIKGEDGAVLVKDVLTWERNIKVEKVKEVICRMRQGRATRPNEIPVNFWKSISENNKEDIESCTKYKGIKLLSHTMKVWERVVELRMRNTMTISKNQFGFMLGHSTTKAIHLVRRLVKQFWERKKDLSMVFINLEKVYVRVPRKILWRCLKASRVPVAYTRSIQDMYNSEKTM, from the exons ATGGCAGCTAAGACAACAGCTTTTAAGAGCCTGCATATGGCTTTAGAGGAGATAGGCGAAGATAGAAAGTGGTATAGGCTAGCCAAGGCTAGGGATAGGAGGGCTTGTGACCTTAACCAAGTAAAGTGCATCAAAGGAGAGGATGGTGCAGTGTTGGTTAAGGATGTCCTCACTTGGGAGAG GAATATCAAGGTTGAGAAAGTCAAGGAAGTTATTTGCAGGATGCGGCAGGGTAGGGCAACGAGGCCAAACGAGATTCCAgtgaatttttggaagagcaTTAGCGAG AATAACAAGGAAGACATCGAGAGTTGCACCAAATATaaaggtattaagttattgagtcatactatgaaggtttgggaaagagtGGTAGAGTTAAGGATGAGAAATACCATGACTATCTctaagaatcagtttggtttcatgCTGGGTCACTCGACTActaaggccattcaccttgtgaggagattagtgaagCAATTTTGGGAAAGGAAGAAAGATTTGAGCATGGTGTTTATTAATCTTGAGAAGGTATATGTCAGAGTTCCCAGGAagattttgtggaggtgcttGAAGGCTAGCAGGGTGCCTGTGGCttacactaggtcgattcaggatatgtataATAGTGAAAAGACTATGTGA